Proteins from a genomic interval of Rubinisphaera italica:
- a CDS encoding protein kinase domain-containing protein: MTSNSDEKLPEKNPDPQKPSAGDETLQEEDFQIDEVNREGERTIQMDDDADSLDDSSEDSGTGQQTIVDEDLFGVHHQAGDQTMVEIPEGHSTDFPDDPGATYVSDDDLVPDDGGRTMEMSNDELTADESRTIVDLDSADTDGMKTMVDDSQVGDDFDLSKTWGVEINAITDPGMTIRAAEIEQTSGPGTHSIPRRELIESGKQDFPKGEYQLLNILGEGGMGVVWEARQKAIERNVAIKMIKTRMAKKPKQVEKFIAEAVVTGDLAHPNIVPIHELGQDTEGNYFYAMKHVQGTPWNKVIRNKSLHENLDYLLRTCDAIAFAHARGIMHRDLKPENIMLGDFGEVLVMDWGLALPTEEFTKKDLICSTHGMGGTPAYMAPEMATGPLDRVSYSSDVYLLGAILYEIISGYPPHRGKSSQECLAAAMRNKIAPIEQHNELADIAFKSMALSPSDRYQTVKEFQGVIRDYLAHEKSLTLSDRATKELDKATTTRDYAQFARSVFGFEEAITLWPENEEAHQGLRSSRAAYATTALQKLDFDLAESLINDAEEENQDLLTRIRVAKQDRLTRKRMFQIAKGAVAVLAVAIFVIIGTSYYLINEEYQRAVLAEKEANNQKNIAIGEKKEADRQRGIAQIERDNAEENRVLAVMAQKTAEEEEEKALAQKKIAEEQTIIAVEQRSVAEKARKEEQYKSYIASIGLAAAKVEENAFSDALSLLEACPPELRHWEWGRLMYLCSQSAASYPCGAPVDGLALSPDNTQMATASWDGQIRIWDVASEQVLHSMAHDGIYVHAVDWAPSANLIASGSNDKNGNLKFWNPVTGDLVGSFKAHSDDVVGVRFSDDGNWLMTCSYDNTAKLWKVIDNQEVQAVCTMRGHTWWVWDAAFIPGFDPQDPEKNRVVTVSQDGKAIIWEIAADAQSAEPKVEYLEHNGPVYTVDYHPQGQAVATGGYDRTIQYWKPADIQPFDFGAAVNGEQIETQQHITFNEHTGPVRSVRFSYDGELLTSGSQDNSIKVWDLKATSAIKTFRGHDSAVRACVMTQDGRSLLSCSEDQRAIRWSVDDYAEIQTLNGQELTGHRDAILSAQFSPNSQQVLTASRDRSAWLWNIQTGKPDVIFQEGHQYLSSSALFLKDERILATAAADNSVRFWNTSTGAEIVRFPSTGRSGLVAISSDETLMATGSEDDRILIWDLSNILSDPKPLLKQELSGHQHSVTALCFIQGTHQLVSGDAHGRCIKWETDQARILWKNRDHTLKISEIRQADSPPVLLTASHDRTIGVRSIETGEEIVSRVMKHDGPVISFDVSKDGKTVASVTAIPESTQESTSSTELSIWKLTEKPTVKQFMLTGNVVNDIITAENGQVCYATCGNNTVQRIETATGRSELFIDGAEHGGLLWSSLISQDGRRLLTIGGIDARLWDVSTRRERMSFGPHGAVASAAMNPNGKTIVTGSWDRSLKFWDVASGQSQRKITNAHQGYINDVEFSHDGRYFLSTGDDGLVILWDFQEATEVLRIPADQSGINVAVFSPDDKQILTASRNRTLKLWNAEDGKLIREFEKAHDWSILSARFSPDGTRVISGSEDNKAILWDASTGKPISELKGHTAAVTSVAYSVDGKRILTASRDNTAKLWDATAGNEGNEILTLKKHQQEVTAVDFSSNSLEVLTGSRDGTAIIWPAINWGMNPAAINVVIEE, translated from the coding sequence ATGACTTCCAACTCCGATGAAAAACTACCGGAAAAGAATCCAGATCCGCAGAAACCATCTGCCGGAGATGAAACTCTACAGGAAGAGGACTTCCAGATCGATGAAGTAAATCGTGAAGGCGAGCGTACCATTCAGATGGATGATGATGCGGATTCGCTCGACGATTCCAGCGAAGATTCTGGAACTGGTCAGCAGACAATTGTCGATGAGGACCTCTTTGGAGTGCATCATCAGGCTGGTGATCAGACGATGGTTGAGATTCCTGAGGGACATTCAACCGATTTCCCAGACGATCCGGGAGCCACCTATGTTTCTGATGACGATCTCGTCCCGGATGATGGTGGGCGAACGATGGAGATGTCCAACGATGAACTGACGGCTGATGAGAGTCGCACCATTGTTGATCTCGATTCTGCTGATACCGATGGCATGAAGACGATGGTCGATGATTCTCAAGTCGGAGACGATTTCGACTTGAGCAAAACCTGGGGGGTGGAAATCAATGCGATTACCGATCCTGGCATGACCATTCGAGCCGCTGAAATTGAGCAGACGAGTGGACCTGGAACCCACTCCATTCCTCGACGCGAACTGATTGAAAGTGGTAAGCAGGACTTTCCTAAGGGAGAGTATCAGTTGCTCAATATCCTCGGTGAAGGAGGCATGGGCGTTGTCTGGGAAGCTCGGCAAAAAGCGATCGAGCGAAATGTAGCGATTAAAATGATCAAAACCCGCATGGCGAAAAAGCCAAAGCAGGTTGAGAAATTCATCGCGGAAGCAGTTGTGACGGGAGATTTGGCGCATCCGAATATCGTACCAATCCACGAACTGGGACAGGATACCGAAGGAAATTATTTCTATGCGATGAAGCATGTCCAGGGAACGCCCTGGAACAAAGTGATTCGCAATAAATCGTTGCACGAAAACCTCGACTATCTCCTTCGTACTTGCGATGCGATCGCCTTCGCACACGCTCGCGGTATCATGCACCGCGATCTCAAACCCGAAAACATCATGCTGGGAGATTTCGGAGAAGTTCTTGTGATGGACTGGGGGCTGGCATTACCAACCGAAGAGTTCACAAAAAAAGATTTAATCTGCAGCACCCACGGCATGGGAGGAACGCCCGCCTACATGGCTCCTGAAATGGCAACCGGACCATTGGACCGAGTCAGTTATTCGAGCGATGTCTATCTGCTCGGTGCGATTCTCTACGAGATCATCTCCGGATACCCGCCGCATCGTGGGAAGTCATCGCAGGAATGTCTGGCTGCGGCAATGCGAAATAAAATCGCACCAATCGAGCAACACAACGAACTGGCAGACATCGCATTCAAATCGATGGCGTTAAGCCCTTCAGACCGATATCAAACCGTCAAGGAATTCCAGGGAGTCATCCGCGATTATCTGGCTCATGAAAAAAGCCTGACTCTTTCCGATCGTGCGACGAAAGAATTAGACAAAGCCACCACGACGCGAGACTATGCTCAATTTGCACGCAGTGTGTTCGGGTTTGAAGAAGCGATCACACTTTGGCCAGAGAATGAAGAGGCCCATCAGGGACTTCGCTCTTCTCGGGCCGCTTATGCAACGACGGCTTTGCAGAAGCTGGATTTCGACCTGGCAGAATCGTTAATCAACGATGCAGAAGAAGAAAACCAGGATCTGCTTACTCGTATTCGAGTCGCCAAGCAGGATCGTTTGACACGAAAACGGATGTTTCAAATTGCCAAAGGGGCGGTTGCTGTCCTGGCAGTCGCTATTTTTGTCATTATTGGAACGTCTTACTATCTGATTAACGAAGAATACCAGCGCGCCGTGCTGGCAGAAAAAGAGGCGAATAATCAGAAAAATATAGCGATTGGAGAAAAAAAGGAAGCTGACCGTCAACGCGGGATTGCACAAATAGAACGTGATAACGCGGAAGAAAATCGTGTGCTGGCGGTCATGGCTCAGAAGACTGCCGAAGAGGAAGAAGAGAAAGCTCTTGCTCAGAAAAAGATTGCAGAAGAGCAAACAATCATTGCTGTCGAACAACGAAGCGTTGCAGAAAAAGCCCGTAAAGAAGAGCAGTATAAATCCTATATCGCCAGTATTGGTTTGGCTGCAGCGAAGGTTGAAGAGAATGCGTTTTCGGATGCTCTCTCCCTACTGGAAGCCTGTCCACCCGAGTTAAGACACTGGGAGTGGGGTCGACTGATGTATTTGTGCAGTCAAAGTGCAGCCAGCTATCCCTGCGGTGCCCCTGTCGACGGATTGGCACTTTCTCCCGATAATACACAAATGGCAACTGCCAGTTGGGATGGCCAGATTCGTATCTGGGATGTCGCATCCGAACAGGTTTTGCATTCGATGGCTCACGATGGAATTTACGTCCATGCGGTCGACTGGGCACCCTCAGCCAACCTGATTGCCAGTGGAAGTAATGATAAAAACGGAAACCTGAAATTCTGGAACCCGGTTACTGGCGATTTAGTCGGCTCCTTTAAAGCTCATAGCGATGATGTTGTCGGAGTTCGTTTCAGTGATGATGGTAACTGGTTAATGACATGTTCATACGACAACACGGCCAAGCTCTGGAAAGTGATCGACAATCAGGAAGTTCAGGCTGTTTGCACTATGCGTGGCCATACCTGGTGGGTTTGGGATGCCGCATTCATCCCTGGATTTGATCCTCAAGACCCAGAGAAAAATCGTGTTGTGACCGTCAGTCAGGATGGAAAAGCAATCATCTGGGAAATCGCAGCCGATGCACAGTCTGCAGAACCGAAAGTTGAATACCTGGAACATAACGGACCTGTTTATACGGTTGATTATCATCCACAGGGGCAAGCGGTCGCGACAGGTGGATATGACCGCACAATTCAATACTGGAAACCTGCAGATATCCAGCCGTTCGACTTTGGTGCCGCCGTGAATGGCGAGCAGATTGAAACACAGCAGCACATAACATTCAACGAACATACTGGGCCTGTTCGATCCGTCCGGTTTTCTTACGATGGCGAATTGCTTACAAGTGGTTCTCAGGACAATTCCATTAAAGTCTGGGATTTGAAAGCAACCTCTGCAATTAAAACATTTCGTGGTCACGACAGCGCAGTGCGTGCCTGCGTGATGACCCAGGATGGACGCAGTTTGCTTTCCTGTTCGGAAGATCAACGGGCGATTCGATGGTCGGTCGATGATTATGCCGAAATTCAAACATTAAATGGTCAGGAACTCACAGGGCATCGCGATGCGATTCTCTCTGCCCAGTTTTCGCCCAACAGTCAACAGGTGTTGACCGCCAGTCGAGATCGCTCGGCATGGCTCTGGAATATTCAAACGGGGAAGCCGGATGTGATTTTTCAGGAAGGCCATCAGTATCTCAGTTCCTCGGCTCTCTTCCTGAAAGATGAACGAATTCTCGCAACCGCTGCGGCTGACAATTCCGTCCGTTTCTGGAACACATCGACAGGAGCGGAGATTGTCCGGTTTCCCTCGACAGGACGTTCAGGCCTGGTAGCGATTTCGTCAGATGAAACCTTAATGGCGACCGGCAGCGAAGATGATCGCATTCTGATTTGGGATTTATCCAATATCCTCAGTGATCCCAAGCCCCTGCTCAAGCAGGAACTCTCAGGTCACCAGCATTCAGTGACGGCACTGTGTTTTATTCAAGGAACTCATCAGCTCGTGTCTGGGGATGCTCATGGTCGCTGTATCAAATGGGAAACTGATCAGGCCAGAATTCTGTGGAAAAATCGGGATCACACTTTGAAGATCTCTGAAATTCGTCAGGCAGACAGTCCTCCCGTTTTGTTGACTGCGAGCCACGATCGCACGATTGGAGTGCGCTCGATTGAAACAGGGGAAGAAATCGTTTCGAGAGTCATGAAGCACGACGGTCCTGTGATTTCCTTTGATGTTTCGAAGGATGGAAAAACAGTGGCTTCAGTCACTGCGATTCCAGAATCAACACAGGAAAGTACATCCTCAACGGAATTGTCGATTTGGAAATTAACCGAGAAGCCAACCGTTAAACAATTCATGCTGACTGGAAACGTGGTGAACGACATCATCACCGCTGAAAACGGCCAGGTCTGTTATGCAACGTGTGGAAATAACACAGTTCAGCGAATTGAAACGGCAACAGGTCGATCCGAATTGTTTATCGATGGTGCCGAACATGGGGGATTGCTCTGGTCATCACTGATCAGCCAGGATGGACGTCGACTGCTCACAATTGGCGGTATCGATGCCCGATTGTGGGATGTGAGCACGCGGCGGGAACGTATGTCGTTTGGCCCCCATGGAGCGGTTGCTTCTGCGGCGATGAATCCGAATGGGAAAACAATTGTAACCGGCAGCTGGGATCGTTCACTCAAATTCTGGGATGTCGCTTCCGGTCAATCACAGCGGAAAATTACCAATGCCCATCAGGGATATATTAATGATGTCGAGTTTTCGCACGATGGTCGCTATTTCCTTTCAACGGGAGATGATGGCCTCGTTATTCTGTGGGACTTTCAAGAAGCGACTGAAGTGCTGCGGATCCCTGCTGATCAGTCCGGAATTAATGTCGCGGTATTCTCACCGGATGACAAACAGATTCTCACCGCATCTAGGAATCGAACTTTGAAATTGTGGAATGCAGAAGATGGAAAACTGATTCGCGAATTCGAAAAGGCTCATGACTGGAGTATTCTCTCTGCACGATTTTCACCCGATGGCACACGGGTCATCTCAGGGAGTGAAGACAATAAAGCGATCTTGTGGGATGCGAGTACTGGCAAACCGATCTCCGAATTAAAGGGACACACCGCTGCCGTCACTTCAGTAGCCTATTCTGTCGATGGGAAACGTATCCTGACTGCAAGTCGCGATAACACCGCTAAACTCTGGGATGCAACAGCTGGCAACGAAGGTAATGAAATCCTGACGTTGAAAAAACATCAGCAGGAAGTGACCGCCGTCGATTTCTCCAGCAATTCTCTGGAGGTACTAACTGGCAGCCGGGATGGAACGGCCATCATCTGGCCCGCTATCAACTGGGGGATGAATCCAGCTGCAATCAATGTCGTTATTGAAGAGTAA